The Actinomycetota bacterium genome includes a region encoding these proteins:
- the acpP gene encoding acyl carrier protein, with translation MNRQEIEDKVRKVLAEQLAVAEAQVTPQARFAEDLNADSLDLTEAVLALEDEMGIEIPEEEMEGVKTVGQAIDLVASKLGVAA, from the coding sequence ATGAACCGACAGGAGATCGAAGACAAGGTCCGCAAGGTGCTGGCCGAACAGCTGGCCGTGGCCGAGGCCCAGGTGACCCCGCAGGCCCGGTTCGCCGAGGACCTCAACGCCGACTCCCTCGACCTCACCGAGGCCGTGCTGGCCCTGGAGGACGAGATGGGGATCGAGATCCCCGAGGAGGAGATGGAAGGCGTGAAGACCGTGGGGCAGGCAATCGACCTGGTCGCCTCGAAGCTCGGTGTCGCAGCGTAG
- a CDS encoding 3-oxoacyl-ACP reductase FabG: MTRVAIVTGGSRGIGRACSVALGEGGWTVAVGYRGSESDAVETLKAVEDAGAKGMVVRLDVLDESSVTEAFQQVGADLGPVVGLVNCAGVSRDGLAVKFRLEEWDRTMDTNARGTFLCSRTALRSMLRERWGRIVNVSSAVALRGNAGQSVYAASKAALLGMTRALAREIGARGITVNAICPGYVETDMTADISEEARRTLVDNTPLGRPARLEEIAAVVRFLCSDEASYVNGAVLAVDGGLTA, from the coding sequence ATGACTCGCGTCGCGATCGTGACAGGCGGCTCCCGCGGGATCGGACGGGCCTGCTCGGTGGCGCTCGGCGAGGGGGGGTGGACCGTCGCGGTCGGGTACCGCGGCAGCGAGTCAGACGCCGTCGAGACGCTGAAGGCGGTGGAGGACGCCGGCGCCAAGGGCATGGTCGTGCGGCTCGACGTGCTGGACGAGTCCTCGGTGACGGAGGCGTTCCAGCAGGTGGGCGCCGACCTCGGTCCGGTGGTCGGCTTGGTCAACTGCGCCGGGGTCTCCCGAGACGGGCTGGCCGTGAAGTTCCGTCTCGAGGAGTGGGACCGGACCATGGACACCAACGCGCGGGGGACGTTCCTGTGCTCGCGGACCGCGCTTCGCTCCATGCTCCGCGAACGGTGGGGGCGGATCGTGAACGTGTCCTCCGCGGTCGCCCTGCGGGGCAACGCCGGCCAGTCCGTGTACGCTGCCTCGAAGGCGGCGCTGCTCGGCATGACGCGGGCGCTGGCCCGGGAGATCGGGGCCAGAGGGATCACCGTCAACGCGATCTGCCCCGGTTACGTCGAGACCGACATGACCGCGGACATCTCGGAGGAAGCCCGCAGGACGCTCGTCGACAACACGCCCCTGGGGCGACCGGCCCGGCTGGAGGAGATCGCGGCGGTGGTCCGGTTCCTGTGCTCGGATGAAGCCTCGTACGTGAACGGGGCGGTGCTGGCCGTGGACGGCGGCCTCACCGCCTGA
- a CDS encoding ketoacyl-ACP synthase III: protein MTERRYAAIAGTGSALPDNLVPNAYFESSIETSDEWIVDRTGIRARRFAVEGQTTADLAAEAAGRALESAGMSAQQVDLLVVATCTPDRPLPATASFVQARMGMACPALDINAACAGFSYATSLATGMIVSGQSETVLVVGAEVLSRKLDFTDRTTCVLFGDGAGAAVMVPSEVPGVLASSLAADGKLANLLTIPAGGTEHPATPEDVLAREDKIHMSSGRDVFKQAVVSMTNACRELLDKAGVTSDEVDLLIPHQANARIIKAVAERLGFGPDRAVLDIEDIGNTSAASIPIALDRAWRAGRIQPGALVLMTSFGAGMAWGATLLRWTAPGVAAV, encoded by the coding sequence GTGACGGAACGCCGCTACGCGGCGATCGCGGGGACGGGGTCGGCGCTTCCGGACAACCTCGTCCCCAACGCGTACTTCGAATCCTCGATCGAGACATCCGACGAGTGGATCGTGGACCGGACCGGCATCCGGGCCCGGCGGTTCGCGGTCGAGGGGCAGACCACCGCGGACCTCGCCGCCGAGGCGGCGGGCCGGGCCCTGGAGTCGGCCGGCATGTCGGCGCAGCAGGTCGACCTGCTGGTGGTGGCCACGTGCACCCCGGACCGCCCCCTTCCGGCCACAGCCTCGTTCGTGCAGGCGCGCATGGGCATGGCCTGCCCGGCGCTCGACATCAACGCGGCCTGTGCGGGGTTCAGCTATGCGACGTCGCTCGCCACCGGGATGATCGTGTCGGGCCAATCGGAGACCGTGCTGGTGGTGGGGGCGGAGGTCCTCTCCCGGAAGCTCGACTTCACCGACCGGACCACGTGCGTGCTGTTCGGCGACGGCGCGGGAGCCGCGGTCATGGTCCCGTCGGAGGTTCCCGGCGTGCTGGCCTCCTCGCTGGCCGCGGACGGGAAGCTGGCCAACCTGCTGACGATCCCGGCCGGCGGGACGGAGCATCCGGCCACGCCGGAGGACGTCCTGGCGCGCGAGGACAAGATCCACATGTCGTCCGGACGGGACGTGTTCAAGCAGGCCGTGGTGTCGATGACCAATGCGTGCCGGGAGCTGCTGGACAAGGCGGGCGTCACGTCCGACGAGGTAGATCTGCTGATCCCCCACCAGGCCAACGCCCGCATCATCAAGGCGGTGGCGGAGCGGCTGGGGTTCGGCCCCGACCGGGCCGTGCTGGACATCGAGGACATCGGCAACACCTCCGCCGCCTCCATCCCCATCGCCCTGGACCGGGCGTGGCGGGCGGGACGCATCCAGCCCGGGGCCCTCGTGCTCATGACGTCGTTTGGAGCCGGAATGGCTTGGGGCGCAACGCTCTTGCGATGGACCGCGCCGGGGGTCGCCGCCGTATGA
- a CDS encoding ACP S-malonyltransferase, which yields MRVAALFPGQGSQYAGMADPWMSHAAGRSALEEVSEVWGRDVVALCRDEEALGTTELVQPALFACDIAAFRVLEAEGVEFTAAAGHSLGEFVALVAAGAVDLPGAFRAVVERGRAMQDASDAVAGGMTALIGLAPDDAAEVCRVAGRGDVLEVANENGPKQIVLSGSVAALERAEELARARGGKAIRLKVAGAFHSPLMRPALDRVREAISRMEFREPRLAVVPNASGRPTRQPAAIRDLLSRHLVSPVRWERSIRALSEGGVVAFVEAGPGDVLSKLVRRIVPRTTVWAAGSPEAAAVAAESIRDNESADLERVNP from the coding sequence GTGCGGGTAGCTGCGCTGTTTCCCGGACAGGGCTCCCAGTACGCCGGGATGGCCGACCCATGGATGTCGCATGCGGCCGGCCGCTCCGCGTTGGAGGAGGTATCCGAGGTGTGGGGGCGCGACGTCGTGGCCCTGTGCCGCGACGAGGAAGCCCTCGGCACCACCGAGCTGGTGCAGCCCGCGCTGTTCGCCTGCGACATCGCCGCGTTCCGGGTGCTGGAGGCGGAGGGCGTGGAGTTCACCGCCGCCGCCGGGCACTCGCTGGGCGAGTTCGTCGCGCTGGTGGCGGCGGGGGCCGTGGACCTGCCCGGCGCCTTCCGCGCCGTGGTGGAACGGGGCCGGGCCATGCAGGACGCGTCCGACGCCGTGGCGGGCGGGATGACCGCCCTGATCGGGCTGGCCCCGGACGACGCCGCCGAGGTGTGCCGGGTGGCCGGCCGGGGAGACGTGCTGGAGGTCGCCAACGAGAACGGCCCCAAGCAGATCGTCCTGTCCGGCTCCGTGGCGGCGCTGGAGCGGGCCGAGGAGCTGGCCCGGGCCCGCGGCGGCAAGGCCATCCGGCTGAAGGTGGCGGGCGCCTTCCACTCCCCGCTCATGCGGCCGGCCCTGGACCGGGTCCGGGAGGCCATCTCCCGCATGGAGTTCCGGGAGCCGCGCCTGGCGGTGGTGCCGAACGCCAGCGGGCGGCCCACCCGCCAGCCGGCCGCGATACGCGACCTGCTGTCCCGCCACCTGGTGTCGCCGGTTCGCTGGGAACGGTCCATCCGGGCCCTGTCCGAGGGAGGGGTCGTCGCCTTCGTGGAGGCGGGGCCGGGAGACGTGCTGTCCAAGCTGGTCCGCCGCATCGTCCCGAGGACGACCGTCTGGGCGGCGGGCTCCCCCGAAGCGGCCGCCGTCGCCGCCGAGTCCATCCGTGACAACGAGTCCGCAGATCTGGAGCGAGTGAACCCATGA
- a CDS encoding rod shape-determining protein — translation MAVDLGTANTLVYVRGRGIVLNEPSVVAINTLNGAILAVGAEAKRMIGRTPSHIRAVRPLKDGVIADFDVTEKMLRYFIQKVHRRRVLAKPRVVVCVPSGITGVEQRAVEEATISAGARRAFIIEEPMAAAIGAGLPIHEPTGNMVVDIGGGTTEVAVISLGGIVTSSSLRVGGDELDEAIIQYVKKEYSLLLGERTAEAIKMAVGSVFPTPEEMIAEIKGRDLVSGLPKTIHITAEEVRKAIEEPVNSIIDAIKNTLDRTPPELAADIMDKGIVLTGGGALLRGLDERLKHETGMPVHIADNPLSSVAIGSGKCLEEFEVLQRVLVSPSRR, via the coding sequence ATGGCGGTCGATCTGGGGACCGCAAACACGCTCGTGTACGTCCGCGGGCGTGGCATCGTCCTGAACGAGCCCTCCGTGGTGGCCATCAACACCCTGAACGGCGCCATCCTGGCCGTGGGGGCCGAGGCCAAGCGGATGATCGGACGGACGCCGTCGCACATCCGCGCCGTCCGTCCGCTGAAGGACGGCGTGATCGCCGACTTCGACGTCACCGAGAAGATGCTGCGCTACTTCATCCAGAAGGTGCACCGCCGCCGCGTGCTGGCCAAGCCCCGCGTGGTGGTGTGCGTTCCCTCCGGCATCACGGGCGTCGAGCAGCGGGCGGTGGAGGAAGCGACCATCTCCGCCGGGGCCCGCCGGGCCTTCATCATCGAGGAGCCCATGGCCGCGGCCATCGGCGCGGGCCTGCCCATCCACGAGCCCACCGGCAACATGGTGGTCGACATCGGGGGCGGCACCACCGAGGTGGCGGTGATCTCCCTGGGAGGCATCGTCACGTCGTCGAGCCTCCGGGTGGGCGGCGACGAGCTGGACGAGGCCATCATCCAGTACGTCAAGAAGGAGTACTCGCTGCTGCTCGGCGAGCGCACCGCCGAGGCCATCAAGATGGCGGTGGGCTCGGTGTTCCCGACGCCCGAGGAGATGATCGCGGAGATCAAGGGCCGCGACCTGGTGTCCGGGCTTCCCAAGACCATCCACATCACGGCGGAAGAGGTCCGCAAGGCCATCGAGGAGCCGGTCAACTCCATCATCGACGCGATCAAGAACACCCTCGACCGGACGCCGCCGGAGCTGGCCGCGGACATCATGGACAAGGGGATCGTGCTGACCGGTGGTGGGGCGCTGCTCCGTGGGCTGGACGAGCGGCTGAAGCACGAGACGGGCATGCCGGTGCACATCGCGGACAATCCGCTGTCCTCGGTGGCGATCGGATCGGGCAAGTGCCTGGAGGAGTTCGAGGTCCTTCAGCGGGTGCTGGTCAGCCCGTCCCGGAGGTAG
- the mreC gene encoding rod shape-determining protein MreC, with protein MALSGRARSTRGLVILLVTVSLVTITLDYKEGTNGPLARIGQAALSIITPLQNAVTTITHPIGSFFGALVHLPSLQDENNRLRTRIQQLQTQAIQYQSLRHQLIEAEKLLELTTGLDLRTTGARVIGSGVSNFEWSIDIDKGSSNGIKVGMAVMTAAGLVGHVSEVSPFGSKVQLLVDPDSQVAARLVQSQETGLLRGQGDQDLAMSLVSSLATVTPGEPVETAGYDVGSQYPAGIPIGLVSRVRDDPSTGQKIISIRPGVDFSTLDVVLVVVSGKSG; from the coding sequence ATGGCCCTGAGCGGCCGCGCGCGGAGCACCCGGGGGCTGGTGATCCTGCTGGTGACCGTCTCGCTCGTCACCATCACCCTCGACTACAAGGAAGGGACGAACGGCCCGCTGGCCCGGATCGGCCAGGCCGCCCTGTCCATCATCACCCCGCTCCAGAACGCGGTGACCACGATCACGCACCCGATCGGATCGTTCTTCGGGGCACTGGTGCACCTTCCCTCGTTGCAGGACGAGAACAACCGCCTGCGGACCCGGATCCAGCAGCTCCAGACCCAGGCCATCCAGTACCAGTCCCTCCGACATCAGCTGATCGAAGCAGAGAAGCTGCTGGAGCTCACCACCGGTCTGGACCTGCGGACCACGGGGGCCAGGGTCATCGGGAGCGGGGTCTCCAACTTCGAGTGGTCGATCGACATCGACAAGGGATCGAGCAACGGCATCAAGGTGGGAATGGCCGTCATGACCGCGGCAGGCCTGGTCGGTCACGTGAGCGAGGTCAGCCCGTTCGGCTCGAAGGTCCAGCTGCTGGTGGACCCCGATTCCCAGGTGGCGGCGCGGCTGGTGCAGTCGCAGGAGACGGGGCTGCTGCGTGGCCAGGGCGACCAGGACCTCGCCATGTCGCTCGTGTCCTCCCTGGCCACGGTGACCCCCGGCGAGCCCGTGGAGACCGCCGGCTACGACGTGGGCAGCCAGTACCCGGCCGGGATCCCCATCGGGCTGGTGTCCAGGGTCCGGGACGACCCCTCCACCGGCCAGAAGATCATCTCGATCCGCCCGGGCGTCGACTTCTCGACCCTGGACGTGGTGCTGGTGGTCGTATCCGGCAAGAGCGGGTAG
- the mreD gene encoding rod shape-determining protein MreD: protein MRRVLLWAAVVLTALLLQSTVFAQIRLAGAKPELIYLITVAMAVLEGPAAGAVAGFAGGMAQDFLLNQPKGITALTLTLLGYSIGMLRSYIATPSAFLPVFLVAGGTAGGVLFNGLVRFLLGQLNVSVVYLLRIAVLSAAYNAILTPLFFPLIRRVAESSRAKKVFRW from the coding sequence GTGCGACGGGTCCTCTTGTGGGCGGCCGTGGTGCTCACCGCTCTGCTCCTGCAATCCACGGTGTTCGCCCAGATCAGGCTGGCGGGTGCAAAGCCGGAGCTGATCTACCTGATCACCGTGGCCATGGCCGTGCTGGAGGGGCCGGCCGCCGGGGCGGTGGCGGGGTTCGCCGGCGGGATGGCGCAGGACTTCCTGTTGAACCAACCGAAAGGAATCACCGCACTGACGCTGACATTGCTGGGCTACTCCATCGGGATGCTCCGCTCCTACATCGCCACGCCGTCGGCGTTCCTGCCGGTGTTCCTGGTGGCCGGGGGGACCGCGGGGGGCGTGCTGTTCAACGGCCTGGTCCGGTTCCTGCTCGGGCAGCTCAACGTGAGCGTGGTGTACTTGCTTCGGATCGCCGTGCTGTCGGCCGCCTACAACGCCATCCTCACCCCGCTGTTCTTCCCGCTGATCCGGCGGGTGGCCGAGTCCTCCCGGGCCAAAAAGGTCTTCCGGTGGTAG